One segment of Streptomyces sp. NA02950 DNA contains the following:
- a CDS encoding methyltransferase domain-containing protein yields MGAGTGSYEPSQTVLAVEPSSVMIAQRPAGSARALEASAESIPVADDSADAAMALLTVHHWGDLEAGIGELLRIARQRIVILTWDYTISRGFWLLEEYLPEAAALDDTRAVAIDRLVTLLGGARVETVPVPHDCTDGFLAAFWRRPEAYLDPEVRAGISVFAQTGDEVLRPGLARLSDDLSSGRWHRRHADLLDREALDVGYRLLVADL; encoded by the coding sequence GTGGGGGCCGGTACCGGCTCCTATGAACCGTCACAGACGGTGCTCGCTGTGGAACCCAGCTCCGTGATGATCGCTCAGCGTCCGGCCGGATCCGCGCGGGCCCTGGAAGCGTCCGCGGAGTCGATCCCTGTCGCTGACGACTCGGCCGACGCGGCGATGGCCCTCCTGACCGTGCACCACTGGGGCGACCTGGAAGCCGGTATCGGGGAGCTTCTCCGCATAGCCCGGCAGCGGATCGTCATCCTCACCTGGGACTACACCATCAGCCGCGGATTCTGGCTGCTGGAAGAGTACCTGCCCGAGGCAGCCGCGCTCGACGACACACGAGCCGTCGCGATCGACCGCCTGGTCACGCTGTTGGGCGGCGCCCGCGTCGAGACCGTCCCCGTCCCGCACGACTGCACCGACGGATTCCTCGCCGCGTTCTGGCGCCGACCCGAGGCATATCTCGATCCGGAAGTGCGGGCCGGTATCTCGGTGTTCGCCCAGACCGGCGACGAGGTGCTCCGACCGGGCCTGGCCCGGCTGTCCGACGACCTGTCCTCCGGCCGATGGCACCGACGTCATGCCGACCTGCTCGACCGTGAAGCACTCGATGTCGGCTACCGGCTCCTCGTGGCCGACCTGTAG
- a CDS encoding aminoglycoside adenylyltransferase domain-containing protein produces MIHPLEEPRSLPPELHAYLGELVRRARAVCGPHLVSVFAVGSLALEDYWHGRSDVDVTVVVEPSLSGSALHDLAAALAHPDLLCPAAGLELVVYGTDFVGRPSGEAGYLLDLNTGPLLPDRLSFEAARSPSFWYVIDRSVAHQAGLSLFGRPAREVVAAPDRPDVLAAVRASVREHSDGEGHLADNRVLNGCRAVVFCRTGRWMAKRGAAQDIATAEEGFRPLIEAAVHSFERPRSSAVPLPTAEVRAFLAWVRERVDEAARADGR; encoded by the coding sequence ATGATCCACCCACTCGAAGAGCCGCGGTCTCTGCCCCCTGAGCTCCATGCCTACCTGGGGGAACTCGTCCGGCGCGCACGCGCGGTGTGCGGACCCCATCTGGTGAGTGTGTTCGCGGTCGGTTCCCTCGCGCTGGAGGACTACTGGCACGGGCGCAGCGATGTCGATGTGACGGTCGTCGTGGAGCCGTCACTGTCCGGATCGGCTCTGCACGACCTGGCCGCGGCCCTCGCCCACCCCGATCTGTTGTGCCCCGCGGCGGGGCTGGAGCTGGTGGTCTACGGGACGGATTTCGTCGGCCGTCCCTCCGGTGAAGCGGGGTACCTTCTGGACCTCAACACCGGTCCGCTGCTGCCGGACCGGCTCAGCTTCGAGGCGGCGCGGTCCCCGTCGTTCTGGTACGTCATCGACCGCTCCGTCGCCCATCAGGCCGGACTCTCGCTGTTCGGCCGCCCCGCACGGGAGGTGGTCGCCGCACCGGATCGCCCGGATGTGCTCGCCGCGGTCCGCGCTTCGGTCCGTGAGCACAGCGACGGCGAAGGCCACCTCGCGGACAACCGTGTACTCAACGGCTGCCGTGCGGTGGTGTTCTGCCGTACGGGTCGCTGGATGGCCAAGCGCGGGGCGGCACAGGACATCGCTACGGCGGAGGAGGGATTCCGGCCGCTCATCGAGGCCGCCGTGCACAGCTTCGAGCGGCCCCGTTCATCCGCGGTCCCGCTGCCCACCGCCGAGGTGCGCGCGTTCCTGGCGTGGGTTCGCGAACGTGTCGACGAGGCGGCCCGGGCGGACGGGCGCTGA
- a CDS encoding PPOX class F420-dependent oxidoreductase, translating into MEETWLERLGTGKYLLLTSYRKDGSTVATPVWVVPDGPALGVWTATDSWKVKRIRNRRDVLVGPCDVRGNPTGEQLPAIAGICDAATTERYRGLVARKYGMLGRLTLVGSRLRRGKTGTVGIRISAEP; encoded by the coding sequence ATGGAAGAGACCTGGCTGGAACGGCTCGGTACCGGCAAGTATCTGCTCCTCACCAGCTACCGCAAGGACGGTTCGACCGTCGCCACCCCGGTCTGGGTGGTGCCCGACGGGCCGGCGCTGGGGGTATGGACGGCCACCGACTCGTGGAAGGTGAAGCGGATCCGCAACCGCCGCGATGTCCTGGTGGGCCCGTGCGACGTGCGCGGCAACCCCACGGGCGAACAGCTGCCCGCCATCGCCGGGATCTGCGACGCGGCCACCACCGAGCGCTATCGTGGACTCGTGGCGCGCAAGTACGGCATGCTCGGCCGGCTCACCCTCGTGGGCAGCCGGCTGCGGCGCGGCAAGACGGGCACGGTGGGCATCCGTATCTCGGCGGAGCCCTGA
- a CDS encoding acyl-CoA dehydrogenase family protein — protein sequence MADALLFNPRTYDPAHFDPETRRLLRATVDWFEDRGKRRLIEDYRTRAWLADFLAFSAKEGLFATFLTPASASGAGQADKRWDTARIAALNEIFGFYGLDYWYAWQVTILGLGPVWQSDNATARTRAAELLSQGEVFAFGLSEKAHGADIYSTDMLLAPDGDGGFLASGSKYYIGNGNAAGLVSVFGRRTDVEGPDGYVFFAADSRHPAYHLVKNVVDSSKYVSEFRLENYPVGPDDVLHTGRAAFDAALNTVNVGKFNLCTASVGICEHAMYEAVSHAHHRILYGRPVTAFPHVRRELADAYVRLVGMKLFSDRAVDYFRSAGPDDRRYLLFNPMTKMKVTTEGEKVIDLMWDVIAAKGFEKDTYFAQASSEIRGLPKLEGTVHVNLALILKFMGNHLLAPADYAPVPTRLDAADDAFLFRQGPARGLGSIRFHDWRTAYDAYAHIPNVGRFREQADALCEFVRTAAPGEEQSEDLDLLLAVGQLFAVVVYGQLILEQGRLTGVEENVLDELFAVFVRDFSAYAVELHGKDSATADQQRWALDAVRRPVVDEARSARVWERVEALAGAYEMAP from the coding sequence GTGGCCGACGCACTGCTGTTCAACCCGCGCACCTATGACCCGGCACACTTCGACCCCGAGACCCGCAGGCTGCTGCGCGCCACCGTCGACTGGTTCGAGGACCGCGGCAAGCGCCGACTGATCGAGGACTACCGCACGCGTGCGTGGCTGGCGGACTTCCTCGCGTTCTCCGCCAAGGAAGGACTCTTCGCGACCTTCCTCACCCCGGCCTCGGCCTCCGGCGCCGGGCAGGCGGACAAGCGCTGGGACACCGCCCGGATAGCCGCCCTCAACGAGATCTTCGGCTTCTACGGGCTGGACTACTGGTACGCCTGGCAGGTCACCATCCTCGGACTCGGCCCGGTCTGGCAGAGCGACAACGCCACCGCCCGCACTCGGGCGGCCGAACTCCTCTCCCAGGGCGAGGTGTTCGCCTTCGGCCTGTCCGAGAAGGCCCACGGCGCCGACATCTACTCCACCGACATGCTGCTGGCGCCGGACGGCGACGGCGGCTTCCTGGCCAGCGGCTCCAAGTACTACATCGGCAACGGCAACGCCGCCGGGCTCGTCTCCGTCTTCGGCCGGCGCACCGACGTCGAGGGCCCCGACGGCTACGTCTTCTTCGCCGCCGACAGCCGCCACCCGGCGTACCACCTCGTGAAGAACGTGGTCGACTCCTCGAAGTACGTCAGCGAGTTCCGCCTCGAGAACTACCCCGTCGGCCCCGACGACGTACTGCACACCGGCCGTGCCGCCTTCGACGCCGCCCTCAACACCGTCAACGTCGGCAAGTTCAACCTCTGCACCGCCTCGGTCGGCATCTGCGAGCACGCGATGTACGAGGCCGTCAGCCACGCCCACCACCGCATCCTCTACGGCCGTCCCGTGACCGCCTTCCCGCACGTGCGCCGCGAACTGGCCGACGCCTACGTCCGTCTCGTCGGGATGAAGCTGTTCAGCGACCGAGCCGTCGACTACTTCCGCTCCGCGGGCCCCGACGACCGCCGCTACCTCCTCTTCAACCCGATGACGAAGATGAAGGTGACCACCGAGGGCGAGAAGGTCATCGACCTGATGTGGGACGTCATCGCCGCGAAGGGCTTCGAGAAGGACACCTACTTCGCCCAGGCCTCGTCCGAGATCCGGGGGCTGCCCAAGCTGGAGGGCACCGTCCACGTCAACCTTGCCCTGATCCTGAAGTTCATGGGCAACCACCTGCTGGCCCCGGCCGACTACGCGCCCGTACCGACCCGCCTGGACGCGGCCGACGACGCGTTCCTCTTCCGGCAGGGCCCGGCCCGTGGCCTGGGTTCCATACGCTTCCACGACTGGCGCACCGCCTACGACGCGTATGCTCACATCCCCAACGTCGGCCGCTTCCGCGAACAGGCGGACGCCCTGTGCGAGTTCGTCAGGACCGCCGCCCCCGGCGAGGAGCAGAGCGAGGACCTGGACCTCCTCCTCGCCGTCGGCCAGCTCTTCGCCGTGGTGGTGTACGGCCAGCTGATCCTGGAGCAGGGGCGCCTGACCGGCGTCGAGGAGAACGTGCTCGACGAGCTGTTCGCGGTCTTCGTACGCGACTTCTCCGCATACGCCGTCGAACTGCACGGCAAGGACTCCGCCACCGCGGACCAGCAGCGCTGGGCACTGGACGCGGTCCGGCGCCCGGTCGTCGACGAGGCCCGCTCGGCCCGCGTCTGGGAGCGTGTCGAAGCGCTGGCCGGAGCCTACGAAATGGCCCCCTGA
- a CDS encoding PadR family transcriptional regulator, with product MALEHAILVSLLEQPGSGYELARRFERSIGYFWTASHQQIYRVLKRMESDGWIGARDVPQQARPDKREYSVAEPGRAALSQWLHEPIEPESVRHDLAVKIRGAAFDDPAALISEVERHRRTHSDRLARYLAGERRDFTGPDAPETPTAGQTLQHVVLRGGIAYERMTLDWLDDVLATLHRLRPEREPER from the coding sequence ATGGCGCTCGAACACGCGATCCTCGTCTCCCTGCTGGAGCAGCCGGGATCCGGCTATGAGCTGGCCCGGCGGTTCGAGCGGTCCATCGGTTACTTCTGGACCGCCAGCCACCAGCAGATCTACCGCGTTCTCAAGCGCATGGAGAGCGATGGCTGGATCGGGGCCCGCGATGTGCCGCAGCAGGCCCGGCCGGACAAGAGGGAGTACTCCGTCGCCGAGCCCGGCCGGGCAGCCCTGTCCCAGTGGCTGCACGAGCCGATCGAACCCGAGAGCGTGCGGCACGACCTCGCAGTGAAGATCCGCGGCGCGGCCTTCGACGACCCGGCCGCGCTGATCAGCGAGGTCGAACGGCACCGCCGGACGCACAGCGACCGGCTCGCCCGCTATCTGGCAGGTGAACGACGGGACTTCACCGGCCCCGACGCCCCGGAGACGCCCACCGCCGGGCAGACGCTCCAGCACGTCGTGCTGCGCGGCGGTATCGCGTACGAGCGGATGACGCTCGACTGGCTGGACGACGTACTCGCCACGCTCCACCGGCTCCGTCCGGAGCGCGAACCCGAGCGCTGA